A window of Candidatus Purcelliella pentastirinorum contains these coding sequences:
- a CDS encoding thioredoxin family protein has translation MIDNKIIKLTDNNFNDYIISCSKLILIDFWAEWCSPCKAFSLVLDKIVDEYINLIIAKVNVDDSLLVTKKYKVKSIPTSLLFKNGCVVAEKIGSSSFQEMKIFLDKYLL, from the coding sequence ATGATTGATAATAAGATTATTAAATTAACTGATAATAATTTTAATGATTATATTATTAGTTGTTCTAAATTAATTTTAATAGATTTTTGGGCTGAATGGTGTTCTCCATGTAAGGCTTTTTCATTAGTATTAGATAAAATTGTTGACGAATATATAAATTTAATTATAGCTAAAGTAAATGTTGATGATAGTTTACTTGTTACTAAAAAATATAAAGTTAAAAGTATACCGACTTCTTTATTATTTAAAAATGGATGTGTTGTAGCAGAAAAGATAGGCTCTTCTTCTTTTCAAGAAATGAAAATATTTTTAGATAAATATTTACTTTAA
- a CDS encoding transglutaminase family protein, translated as MKSAFDFDFSKISICEALVKILCVVCTDCFINDVFDKLNILENEANIYFNNYIVKNEYDKLKILLRLFYKEWNFRSADGIYKLSEVLLIDKVIFYRKGTAISLGILLLHIAQKFSISLNPVIFPTQLILRSDFSDGRILYIDPFNGDILSRHILELWLKGNVSFFATLHDNYLSKADSFNVIRKIFNILKGALMEEKKMEEALNISNLLLKLNPEDPYEIRDRGLIYAHLDCGNAALNDLMYFVEHCPEDPISEIIKIQIHSIERKHVIFH; from the coding sequence ATGAAATCTGCGTTTGATTTTGATTTTTCTAAAATATCAATTTGTGAAGCTTTAGTAAAAATTCTATGTGTTGTTTGCACAGATTGTTTTATTAATGATGTTTTTGATAAGTTAAATATTTTAGAAAATGAAGCTAATATCTATTTTAATAATTATATTGTAAAAAATGAATATGATAAATTAAAAATTTTACTTAGATTGTTTTATAAAGAATGGAACTTTAGAAGTGCTGATGGTATATATAAACTTTCAGAAGTTTTATTAATAGATAAAGTAATTTTTTATCGTAAGGGGACAGCAATTTCTTTAGGAATTTTATTATTACATATTGCACAGAAATTTTCTATATCATTAAATCCTGTAATTTTTCCTACTCAATTGATTTTAAGATCTGATTTTTCTGATGGAAGGATATTATATATAGATCCTTTTAATGGAGATATTTTGAGTAGACATATTTTAGAATTATGGTTAAAGGGTAATGTCAGTTTTTTTGCCACTTTACATGATAATTATTTATCTAAAGCTGATTCTTTTAATGTAATACGAAAAATTTTTAATATTTTAAAAGGAGCATTAATGGAGGAAAAGAAAATGGAAGAAGCATTAAATATTAGTAATTTATTATTAAAATTGAACCCTGAAGATCCTTATGAAATTAGAGATAGAGGATTAATTTATGCTCATTTAGATTGTGGAAATGCTGCATTAAATGATTTGATGTATTTTGTAGAACATTGTCCAGAAGATCCTATTAGTGAAATAATTAAAATTCAAATTCATTCTATAGAAAGAAAACATGTTATTTTTCATTAG
- the prmC gene encoding peptide chain release factor N(5)-glutamine methyltransferase encodes MKISSWISSIIPLISYCNPKLYAEIFLIYVTGRSKKWLLLHDDYLLNSYQIISLKKCVDRLCMGEPVCYIVKECEFWSLPLILNNDVFIPRPETEILVEKLLDKLSINCNSKILELGTGSGAISLAIAKERPFSKIIAVDYSINSIRLAKYNAMMLKLNNVSFFLSDWYVIFDSIKFEYIISNPPYLSIHDINCNNSLKFEPYGALFSKYDGIYDIEFIINNSSKYLYNNGWLLLEHSYNQKNIVQDIFYNNNFVNIFTFKDYHGHDRVTLGMKY; translated from the coding sequence ATGAAAATTAGTTCATGGATTTCTAGTATAATTCCGCTAATATCATATTGTAATCCTAAATTATATGCAGAAATATTTCTTATTTATGTAACTGGTAGATCAAAAAAATGGTTATTATTGCATGATGATTATTTGTTGAATTCATATCAAATTATAAGTTTGAAAAAATGTGTTGATAGGTTATGTATGGGTGAACCTGTTTGTTATATAGTTAAAGAATGTGAATTTTGGTCTTTACCCTTAATACTAAATAATGATGTATTTATACCTCGTCCTGAAACTGAAATTTTAGTTGAAAAATTATTAGATAAATTGTCAATTAATTGTAATAGTAAAATATTAGAATTAGGTACCGGTTCTGGTGCTATTAGTTTAGCTATAGCTAAAGAAAGACCTTTTAGTAAAATTATAGCAGTGGATTATTCTATTAATTCAATTAGATTAGCTAAATATAATGCAATGATGTTAAAATTAAATAATGTTTCTTTTTTTTTAAGTGATTGGTATGTTATATTTGATTCTATTAAATTTGAATATATTATAAGTAACCCTCCTTATTTATCCATTCATGATATTAATTGTAATAATAGTTTAAAGTTTGAACCATATGGTGCTTTGTTTTCTAAATATGATGGTATATATGATATAGAATTTATAATTAATAATTCTAGTAAATATTTATATAATAATGGTTGGTTATTATTAGAACATAGTTATAATCAAAAAAATATTGTACAAGATATTTTTTATAATAATAATTTTGTAAATATTTTTACTTTTAAAGATTATCATGGTCATGATCGTGTTACTTTGGGTATGAAATATTAA
- the tsaD gene encoding tRNA (adenosine(37)-N6)-threonylcarbamoyltransferase complex transferase subunit TsaD yields the protein MLTLGIETSCDETAVAIYDSNIGLIFDKIYSQSLHSKYGGVVPELASRDHLRKIISLIRISFLEYRLCFSDIDVIAYTAGPGLIGSLLVGATIACTLGFALNLPVIPINHLEAHIHTPMMEGVITDYPFISLLVSGGHTQLIYVKNFRDYELLGQSIDDAAGEAFDKVAKLLGLQYPGGKLLSDMARYGKLNKFIFPRPMLNKDNLNFSFSGIKTFALNILKNIKYNIELYADIARAFEDAMIDVLVNKCISAIKKTGLKRVVLVGGVSANDVLRDKLSTSLKLYNGKAFYSSKIFCTDNAAMIAYTGMIHFFSKNIHDNKLNIKVYPRWSLV from the coding sequence ATGCTTACTTTAGGTATTGAAACATCTTGTGATGAGACAGCTGTTGCTATTTATGATAGTAATATAGGTTTGATATTTGATAAAATTTATAGTCAATCATTACATAGTAAATATGGTGGTGTAGTGCCAGAGTTAGCTTCTAGAGATCATTTAAGAAAAATAATATCTCTTATTAGGATTTCTTTTTTAGAGTATAGGTTATGTTTTTCTGATATTGATGTAATAGCTTATACAGCAGGTCCTGGTTTAATTGGTTCTCTATTGGTTGGGGCTACAATTGCTTGTACTTTAGGTTTTGCGTTAAATTTACCTGTTATTCCTATTAATCATTTAGAAGCTCATATACATACTCCTATGATGGAAGGTGTTATTACCGATTACCCTTTTATTTCTTTATTGGTATCTGGTGGGCATACTCAATTGATTTATGTTAAAAATTTTAGAGATTATGAATTATTAGGTCAATCTATTGATGATGCTGCTGGAGAAGCTTTTGATAAGGTTGCAAAATTATTAGGTTTGCAATATCCAGGTGGTAAATTATTATCGGATATGGCTAGATATGGTAAACTTAATAAGTTTATTTTTCCTAGACCTATGTTAAATAAAGATAATTTAAATTTTAGTTTTTCTGGAATAAAAACTTTTGCTTTAAATATTTTAAAAAATATTAAATATAATATTGAATTGTATGCAGATATAGCTAGAGCTTTTGAAGATGCTATGATTGATGTTTTAGTTAATAAATGCATTAGTGCCATTAAAAAAACAGGTTTAAAGCGTGTCGTTTTAGTTGGTGGTGTTAGTGCAAATGATGTTTTACGTGATAAATTATCTACTTCGCTTAAATTATATAATGGTAAAGCGTTTTATTCAAGTAAAATTTTTTGTACAGATAATGCAGCGATGATTGCTTATACTGGAATGATACATTTTTTTAGTAAAAATATTCATGATAATAAATTAAATATTAAGGTGTATCCAAGATGGTCATTAGTATGA
- the rpsU gene encoding 30S ribosomal protein S21 translates to MPVIKIRENEPFDIALRRFKRSCEKAGILAEIRKREFYEKPTTERKRAKASAIKRTMKKLIRENSRRIRLY, encoded by the coding sequence ATGCCTGTAATAAAAATTCGTGAAAATGAACCATTCGATATAGCATTAAGAAGATTTAAACGTTCATGTGAAAAAGCTGGAATTTTAGCAGAAATAAGAAAACGTGAATTTTATGAAAAACCAACAACAGAAAGGAAAAGAGCAAAAGCATCAGCAATTAAAAGAACAATGAAAAAACTAATAAGAGAAAATTCAAGAAGAATTAGATTATATTAA
- the rpoD gene encoding RNA polymerase sigma factor RpoD, whose translation MIKHHQLQIKLLVTKGKEQGYLTYSEVNDYLMDEFITTEQITDIMQIINDMGIQVLEETPNTNDLVLNENNNDTDVITVTNKVLSNVESELGRTNDPVRMYMREMGTVSLLTREGEIDIAKRIEEGINQIQISIAELPETIKYLLKQYKKVKKGEIKLSELIIGFIDEKKTFITNNIDKEIIIQSNKNLNGNKNNDEENIIDPMIANKKFQELYEQYKITKKIINKKGRKHQDSIKQIKNLSNIFKKFKLVTKQFDHLMYNTKKTMNKIKKQEKIIMKLYIEKYNISKKKFIKLFNNNKLYNTFLNQKISKNKQIKINFKNIKKDIDLIKKKLYKIEQKAGLTIKQIKNINKKILIGETKAKKAKKEMIEANLRLVISIAKKYTNRGLQFLDLIQEGNIGLMKAVDKFEYRRGYKFSTYATWWIRQAITRSIADQARTIRIPVHMIETINKLNRISRIILQEIGREPTPEELSEKMMIPEDKIRKILKIAKEPISMETPLGDDEDSHLGDFIEDQTIKLPLESATSESLKTATNNVLSGLTEREAKVLRMRFGIDMSTDHTLEEVGKQFDVTRERIRQIEAKALRKLRHPSRSEILRSFLDN comes from the coding sequence ATGATTAAACATCATCAATTACAAATAAAGTTACTTGTTACTAAAGGAAAAGAGCAAGGATACTTAACTTACTCTGAAGTAAATGATTATCTTATGGATGAATTTATTACTACAGAACAAATTACTGATATAATGCAAATAATTAATGATATGGGTATTCAAGTTTTAGAAGAAACACCAAATACAAATGATTTAGTACTAAATGAAAATAATAACGATACAGATGTTATTACAGTAACAAACAAAGTTTTATCAAATGTAGAATCTGAACTAGGAAGAACAAACGATCCTGTCAGAATGTATATGAGAGAAATGGGAACAGTTTCACTTTTAACTAGAGAAGGAGAAATAGATATAGCAAAACGTATAGAAGAAGGTATAAATCAAATACAAATTTCAATAGCAGAACTTCCAGAAACTATAAAATACTTATTAAAACAATATAAAAAAGTTAAAAAAGGTGAAATAAAATTATCTGAATTAATAATAGGATTTATAGATGAAAAAAAAACTTTTATAACAAATAATATTGATAAAGAAATTATAATTCAATCAAATAAAAATTTAAATGGAAATAAAAATAATGATGAAGAAAACATAATTGATCCAATGATTGCAAATAAAAAATTTCAAGAACTATATGAACAATATAAAATAACAAAAAAAATAATCAATAAAAAAGGAAGAAAACATCAAGATTCAATAAAACAAATAAAAAATTTATCAAATATATTCAAAAAATTTAAACTAGTGACAAAACAATTTGATCATTTAATGTATAATACAAAAAAAACAATGAATAAAATTAAAAAACAAGAAAAAATAATCATGAAATTATATATCGAAAAATATAATATATCAAAAAAAAAATTCATTAAATTATTTAATAATAATAAATTATATAATACATTCTTAAATCAAAAAATATCAAAGAATAAACAAATAAAAATAAATTTTAAAAATATTAAAAAAGATATAGATTTAATAAAAAAAAAACTATATAAAATTGAACAAAAAGCAGGTTTAACTATTAAACAAATTAAAAATATAAATAAAAAAATATTAATAGGAGAAACTAAAGCAAAAAAAGCAAAAAAAGAAATGATAGAAGCTAATTTGAGATTAGTAATTTCTATTGCTAAAAAATATACAAATAGAGGATTACAATTTTTAGATCTTATACAAGAAGGAAATATAGGATTAATGAAAGCTGTAGATAAATTTGAATACCGTAGAGGATATAAATTTTCTACTTATGCAACATGGTGGATAAGACAAGCAATAACTAGATCTATAGCTGATCAAGCAAGAACTATTAGAATACCAGTACATATGATTGAAACTATTAATAAATTAAATAGAATATCAAGGATAATATTACAAGAAATAGGTAGAGAACCTACACCAGAAGAATTATCAGAAAAAATGATGATACCAGAAGATAAAATTAGAAAAATATTAAAAATAGCTAAAGAACCTATATCTATGGAAACCCCATTGGGAGATGACGAAGATTCACATTTAGGAGATTTTATAGAAGATCAAACAATTAAATTACCATTAGAATCAGCGACATCGGAAAGTTTAAAAACAGCAACAAACAATGTCCTTTCAGGATTAACAGAAAGAGAAGCAAAAGTATTAAGAATGAGATTTGGAATTGATATGAGTACAGATCACACACTAGAAGAAGTAGGCAAACAATTTGATGTAACAAGAGAAAGAATACGTCAAATAGAAGCTAAAGCATTAAGAAAACTAAGACATCCCAGTAGATCTGAAATATTAAGAAGTTTTTTAGATAATTAA
- the dnaG gene encoding DNA primase gives MNKIISKEFITELLFQTDIVELISNKINVHKKGKNFSSLCPFHKEDHPSFIINKEKQFFYCFGCGIHGNAIDFLMNHDNLNFIESIEELSYICNIKIPYKKFNNNLQKNIIKRKKIYEILKIINIFYQKNLKNTKNESVKNFLKEKNLNNDIIKKFNVGLSTSESKDLIKFFNYNKEKKKLLVESGMIIINKKKQYYNHFRNRIMFPIKNKIGNIVGFGGRSLNNEIPKYINSPETKIFHKKKQLYGLYEIQKKNKNPKKIIIVEGYTDVITLTQYKIDFTVASLGIHISKEQIEILFRITDNIICCYDGDKAGKKATWNTLKSTLPYIEDTKQINFIILPKGEDPDSLIRKIGTIKFKKIIKNSTPLSEFLFKKLLKKIKKKYYNEITKLNVIALPLIEKIPGKITKTLLKQKLNKIQGIIYDPKLEKQINILYPRKIKLNSFDIPIKTGYNIIKILIALLIQNPKLINLINNKLNNKEIKKLKIPGIKIFIHLTKYCKKIKKINTGQLLELYRGNKYYRIINHLSTWDHMIKKKDQNLFLNDGLNKIYKFILQKQQNKLLKKAKTDGLNKKNKIILWNINKTLAKINNKIKLNE, from the coding sequence ATGAATAAAATTATATCAAAAGAATTTATTACTGAATTATTATTTCAAACAGATATAGTTGAATTAATCAGTAACAAAATCAACGTTCATAAAAAAGGAAAAAATTTTTCCTCATTATGTCCATTTCATAAAGAAGATCATCCTTCTTTTATAATAAATAAAGAAAAACAATTTTTTTACTGTTTTGGGTGTGGTATACATGGAAATGCTATAGATTTCTTAATGAATCATGATAACTTAAATTTTATAGAAAGTATAGAAGAATTATCTTATATATGCAATATAAAAATACCTTATAAAAAATTTAATAACAATTTACAAAAAAATATAATAAAAAGAAAAAAAATATATGAAATATTAAAAATAATAAACATATTTTATCAAAAAAATCTAAAAAATACAAAAAATGAATCAGTAAAAAATTTTTTAAAAGAAAAAAATCTAAATAATGATATAATTAAAAAATTTAATGTAGGTTTATCAACGTCGGAATCAAAAGATTTAATAAAATTTTTTAACTACAATAAAGAAAAAAAAAAATTATTAGTAGAATCTGGAATGATAATAATAAATAAAAAAAAACAATATTATAATCATTTCAGAAATCGTATAATGTTTCCAATAAAAAATAAAATAGGAAATATTGTTGGATTTGGAGGTAGATCATTGAATAATGAAATACCAAAATATATAAATTCCCCGGAAACAAAAATATTTCATAAAAAAAAACAATTATATGGACTATACGAAATACAAAAAAAAAATAAAAATCCTAAAAAAATAATTATAGTAGAAGGATATACAGATGTAATTACATTAACACAATATAAAATTGATTTTACTGTAGCTTCTTTAGGAATACATATATCAAAAGAACAAATAGAAATACTATTTAGAATAACAGATAATATTATTTGCTGCTATGATGGTGATAAAGCAGGTAAAAAAGCTACATGGAATACATTAAAATCAACATTACCATATATAGAAGATACAAAACAAATAAATTTTATTATTTTACCTAAAGGAGAAGATCCAGATTCTTTAATACGTAAGATTGGTACAATAAAATTTAAAAAAATAATAAAAAATTCCACCCCCCTATCAGAATTTCTATTCAAAAAATTATTAAAAAAAATAAAAAAAAAATATTATAATGAAATAACAAAATTAAATGTAATAGCTTTACCACTAATAGAAAAAATACCAGGTAAGATAACAAAAACATTATTAAAACAAAAATTAAATAAAATTCAAGGAATAATATACGACCCAAAACTAGAAAAACAAATTAATATTTTATATCCCAGAAAAATAAAATTAAATTCATTCGATATACCCATAAAAACAGGATACAATATTATAAAAATATTAATTGCACTATTAATACAAAATCCAAAATTAATAAATTTAATAAATAATAAATTAAATAACAAAGAAATAAAAAAACTAAAAATACCAGGAATTAAAATATTTATACACCTAACAAAATATTGTAAAAAAATCAAAAAAATAAATACAGGTCAACTATTAGAATTGTATAGAGGAAATAAATATTATAGAATAATAAATCATCTTTCAACATGGGATCATATGATAAAAAAAAAAGATCAAAACCTATTTTTAAATGACGGACTAAATAAAATTTATAAATTTATATTACAAAAACAACAAAACAAATTATTAAAAAAAGCTAAAACTGATGGATTAAATAAAAAAAATAAAATCATTTTATGGAATATAAATAAAACTTTAGCAAAAATAAATAATAAGATAAAATTAAATGAATAA